The segment acatcgctttaaaaaaaattgttctatcaaatgccactaattttgccttatagagaatgttttccagttttcaaaaccctgcttccattctctgtacgaccaatacatccggagttattgattatcaaagccaaaatggacttttttgctttgatcaatgataactcggcgccaaattgtcgtagagactttttaaggccaccaaattaaagggcaaaaaatttccgagaaaagtcaaacagtcggattattcaaaaaaatttattgtcgcccatagaggtattgaaagaccagcaaaaattttgaaaatttttttttcgttggttttcttatgattactccggaaccgtacatgataaaaaattttgaggtccagatcttaaaactagaaacttgaggctacaatttgcttttttaatttttttttatacgaccatttttcaccgagttacagcatgttgaaaatcacttaaaaatttcggatttttgttctatcccttaatttctgtgaccagtgtatatttaataatatatcttGTAACTTTACTTAAAGGAAATTAATAATcgaaatattcatatatttttataagaatatgagtttaagtaattaattttaatttgtgaatttaaaatatattacaaaatattattttatgaatttgaagaataatttcaatttgtgaattataaaacaatactgttttcaataataatttaaataataatctaaataattaattttgagtgtgaatttaaaatatattacaaaatattattttatgaatttgaagaataattgtaatatgtgaattataaaacaataCTATTTCCAAtgttaattcaaatattactgtaaataattaattttaatttgtgaatttaaaatatatgacaaaatattactttatgaatttaaataataattttaatttgtgttTAAAATAcgttacaaaaatattattttgtgcatcttaataataatcttaatttgtgaattatcaaataacactattttcaataatcaattaaataataatccaaATAATTAAGTCTAGTTTGTGAATTTAAACTacattacaaaatattattttacgaatttaaataatcattttaagctatgaattatgaaataataatcaattgtAGTTTGCGAATTTGGAatacattataaaatattattttatgaagctaatttaatttgtgaagtatgaaaaattactatttttaatagtatttcaaacattaatttaaataataaataattaaattgtgaattctaaaatattacgaatctaaataataattttaagttgtGAACTATAGAATAacattattttcaattgtaaTTCTGTCGGGTTTTGAATAACCTTTGAAACCATTAATTATATCAACTGATTCTAATCTTTATTAACTTCTAATAAACATCTTAACAATCTTTAATATcgatcaatttataaatattataatataagcAATAGAAAAAGACTTTGGTTACAACAACGTATTATCACATAGAACCGCCAAGTGAAGCACGTGAGCGAGCCACAGCGAGCGAGCGGGAGAGTGTGCCGTATGCGCCGTCAAGCGACGCGTAGACCGACACCAACTCATccaaaataatactaataactTAGTTGTCGCTTTAAGCGGCAAATAcaaataaagaataaataaccaaataataattagggaATGGACTAGAAAATCGTGTGCTCTTGACACTCCCTCCATTTTCTTACGTCCAGCTTCCATTGCGCTACTTCTTTTTGTCAGTGGGTTTTTCTGCAACatagtgaaaaataattataattaattctaaaTAACTTCTAATATACTTCTTATTGTTTAGTTTAATCTAATAGTTTATCTCTTAAATATCTAAACGGTTCTGCAGGTAATGGTTTAGTTAGTATATCAGCCAGATTTTCTTTTGTAGAAATCCAGCAAACTCTTATTCTATTTTCATTAACACATTGTTTAATGAAATGACCATGGGTTTTTGCCATGTGCTTTCTATTACCCGTTTTCTCTCGTTCTAGTAGTTCTAATCTAATTTCATTTACACTATTATCGAACATCTTAAGTTTATGACTTCCATCTTTCTTAGTGCAGTCGTCTGCTGACTGGTTATCACACCAAATAGTTGTAGGAAACAATGTCTTTTCAATCACAAATCTAATTGCTTTATCTAGAGATATTATCTCTTGACAAGCATCACTCATTGCCAAATATTCTGCTTGACAAGTTGACAATGTAACGTAATTTTGTTTGTGGCTTCTCCAGGCAATTACGTCACCAAACAGTCTAATAATGTATCCTCCTGATGACGTGAAGTCATCAGTATCTCTAAAACTAGCATCTGAGAAAGCTTCTAATTCATCTGAGTTACCTGTATATTTCAGGTTTAAATTTACTGTACCTTTCAAATATCTCAAAATTCTTTTGACATCTTTCCAGTCATCTTCGGTAGCACTTAGTTGTTTTCTAGCTAAGTAACGTACAGCAAAGGAAATGTCTGGTCTAGTTCCATTTGCTAGGTACATAAGACTTCCAATTGCCTTTCTGTATGGAGCTTTTCTGGTGATCGATGACTGTTCATGTTCAGATGATTCTAACTCTTCCAATTTTCTTCTTTTACTTCTATTTTCGGCTTGTCCAGTAACCATTGGGGTGTTCTGAGGATTGCAGTCAGTCATCTTAAATCTATCTCAAATGCTTTCAATATAACTACTTTGATTTAATACAATGTATTTCTCTTCTCTATTTCTTTCTATCTCAATTCCAAGAAATTTCTTGGGTTCACCAAGAACTTTCATCTCAAAATTCTTGCATAAATGGTTTTCAATTTCATCTAATTTCTGTTGGTCATTGCTAGCAGCTAAAATATCATCTACATAAATTAGCAATACAGCTACAATTCCATTTTTTCGCCAAGTATATACAAACATGGTTCATGTAAATCATTCTCGAGACCAATTTCTTTTACCACTTGATTGAATTTGATATTCCATTTCTTAGGACTTACTTTTAATCCATACAAGGATTTCTTTAATTTGAGTATCTTTGTTTGCTTTGTCTTTTCATCTACGTCTAGGCCTTCTGGAATCTTCATGTAAATTTCATCATCTAAATTTCCATAAAGAAATGCCGTTTTCACATCATATTGACAGATTTCTagatcatatttatttactattgaaaGTAATGATCGTATGAGTGACAGTTTAGATACTGGCGAATATGTATCTTTTAAATCATAATCATTCTTATCTTTAAACCCTCTACATACTAGTCGTGCTTTGTAAAGTACATCTTTATTTACTTCTACTTTCCTTTTAAATACCCATCTTGAATCAATGATATTTAGTTTTCTTCCAGTTTTACTTGCTTTTTTCAAATCTACGAGTTCCCAGACGTCATTTTTAGTTATTGATTCCAGTTCATCCTTGATGGCCCTCATCCATTGACATATTTCGCTTGATTTGCTTGCCTCATCATAGTTGATTGGTTCTTTGTTTAAGGAAGTAATTAAACACCTTATTAGTTCTTGTTCATCCTTATTAGATTGATCTTCAGACACATTGGCACTTTTTGCAAAGCTTATATCTTCAATCAGTTTTCTATTTTTGTCCTTTTCAGATTCTAACTTTCTTTTGATCTCACCTCTAGTACATGGTCTGCCTTCTTCTGATGAAGTCTTCTTTTCATTTAAGTTTTTAGCTTCTAGTAGATTTTTACGTGGTCTTCCTCTTTTTCTTTGTTCCGGTTTCTCCTTTTCTACGCTGATTTTGTCTTCTAGATTATTTGGTACATTTTCATCTGACTTCCAGCTAATTTCATCTTCAATTTCTTCTGTCTGTTTATTCTTATATACATCTTGAtacactaatttttcattgaatcTAACATGTCGTGACTCTAGAAATTTTCCAGTACTTGGATGCCATAACAAGTATCCCGTGGGTTTATATCCCACCATGACTGCTTTGATTGCTCTCTCACTGAACTTGTGCTCTGGTTTTGGAATTCTAATATATTCAATACATCCAAACCTTTTAATTTTGTCGAAATGACAGTTTTCattcttattaaatttcatcaatGGTACATTATAATCTATAGATTTATGTGGTGTTCGATTGTATGAATGAACAGCTGCATCTACTGCTAACTCCCACATACTCTTGGGTAAACCAGAATCCAGCATATAGGTTCTGACTTTTCTCTGCAACGTAGCGTTGAATCTTTCAGAGACTCCATTGTGTTCAGGGGTATAAGGCGGTGTTAATTCTAATTCtatcttttcttttcttaaaacatctagaaattttccaCCAGTGAACTCTGTTCCTTGATCCGATCTAACGTAACATACTTTTTCATCTTTAccaagtaaatttattgtagATATGAGAAACTTTCCTAATGTTGCTCCTGATTCATCTTTAGTCTTTACTGTATATGCTCTAGCTAATCTGGAATAATCATCTACGTACACATTAATAAATCTTTTGTGTCCTGGGTGTGAAGTTGGTTTTATCGGACCCATCGTGTCCGTATGTATTATTTGTAATGGTCTTGATGCTTGTTTTCTAACTTCtttaaatggtaatttttGCATCTTTGACATAATACATATTTctcattataaaattgaatcatcaaATTTAACTTTCTCTAATTTGCTGTATACTTTCTGTGATTTCTTGAGATAATTCAATGAAGCATGACCAAGTCTTACATGCCATAACATAGCTTCATTTATTTTGCCTGACTCTGTTGTTCCTTGTTCTAATGGATTTGATGTGAATAACTCTTCTAAATTCTTAATGCTCTCAATGTCATTCAACTTAATTGTATTTCTAGTTATTAAACTAGAATCCCAATTAAATATGTCATCATTTGTATTTTCAGGATGTTGTTCTATTTCTGGAGATGTTGTAACTTCTTCCTCCCTCCTAATTGAGGAATCCTTGACCTCTTCGTTTTCTGAATCTCCCTCCTTCCTTTGCAAATCTACTTCAGATTCGTTGGTATCATCTTCTTGAATCATTACAGCTTTACAACAATAAGCGTTGTATTCCCAATCTAATTTGTTTTCATCGTCGATGTAATTCTTAACTTTGAAGTTAAAGATCCAGTTGGGTTTTTCATATATTCCCTCtagtattatttcttttaaattttcactaaaTACTCGAAAAATCTTATCGTCTAAATTAATCTTAAATCCTTTATCTACTAATTTtcttaatgataataaattatctgatACATCTTTAGCACTAATAACAttggataatttaattatcttgtTATCTTGATTCGTGTAGAGCAAAAGATCACCTTTTCCATCTATTAAAATGTCAGCCGATTTATTCTTATTAGCTctcttaattactttattttcacatttttcaaAGTTACTTAGTGTCAATCGATTCTTTACTATGTGATCGGTTGCTCCTGAATcagcaataaatttaatctcaTCTATTAAACCTTTATTTAATAGTCTCTTACCTTGTTTTCCATCAGTCACTCTTTTTGCACTATCACTATCCCGTTTGGGTGCATTTTGAGCTGagtaatgattatttttattgtaatttttataacgtcTATCATTCTCATATGGCTCAGAATTCACATTATTTCTAACTCTATTAATTCCCTGTCTATCTAATTTACCTCTAgatttgatattattattatttataacctTACTTTTAAGTCTGCCGTCCTTACACTCCGAACCCTTGTGAGATCTTATCTCCTGACAGTAGTAGCAGAACCACATATCTTTTGGTAATGAACACTCTTCAATTCTGTGTCCAGGCTTAGCACATCGAAAGCAATTCTTCTTGCCATCAGATTTTGCTATCTGTGCTTTGATTTTGTCTTCTACGTCGCTGGTCTTCTTCTCTGCTTCTAACTGTAGAATAAAAGATTTCATTTCGTTTAATGTCATCTCTTTTGAATGAGATCTCTTAATAAAATCTGCGGACATTAATTGGGGATTTATTGGGGATATAGCTTGATAAAATGCAGATCTAATTTCTTGCTCAGTTAATTGTTCCCCATATCCGCAAGATTCATATTCTCTAATGATCTGGTCAAATCTTTCACAAAAATCACTAACTTTCTCATTCTTTTTCATCTTAATTGAATACAATCTTTTTCTAACAGAACTTGACGTAACGTTTATCTGTTCTTTTCTACAttctttaattctttttaaaatttctacggGTTCAGAAATATCAAGAATTCTCTTGTGATAGTCTTCATCTAaatgattgataataatatcTCTAATAAgacacttttttttgttactcattgaacttgataaattattattattgctattattTTCATCTATTACATCTAATAAATCACAACTAGTAAGttctgattttaaataatcaaaccAGATATTATAGTTTGATTTTTGAGTTAATTTGTATTCTCTTCTAACATTGATCTTACTTTGATTTGATAGTAATGTATCTTTAATTACGTTCAAGTCtctaacaataatattattccCAGTTGTAACTTCTAAATTGGTTTTATTTGGGAAAGTAGGAATTGTATGTGAATTCTTTACCTTAGCTGCTTCTGCTTTAGTCTTTTCCGGATCTAACTCTGCTCTGTACCATTTTGTCATCACCTTTAAGGCATTTAACATCGCGTCAGAAACTTCCTCGAGCTTTCTAGCTGCTCTTCCAATTGATGCTGACATCTCTTTAGTCTGCTTATTTGAATCCAACATCAACCTCTTCATGTCTTCTAAATCCTTATTGCCAAGCATTAACATCTTTTGGTTACTCGCAATTTTAATCTTGGTATTATCAGTCTTATCTTTCATACCATCATCTGTACCTGTAAACATATAATCTTAATTAGTATCTGGGATTTTCTTAACATTTATACATCttttatatgtatttaaatagGCCTCATCTAACTACTCTTAAACACTTTTATACATCTTAGAGTGTATCTTCTACTTTAGTTTACAGCTTCTAAATTATTCTATAGTCACTACTTACTTATTGACTGGCTTGATTTGACAGGAGTTGAGAAGTTGTTCATCCCTTTGAGTGACACCTTTACAATTTTGTTGTCAACAGTTGTTGTTGATGACTCTTGATTAATACCATCTGTTTGTTAAATCAATCCCTTGTGAAATTGTGATAGACTGTGGAACCTGTCCACAGTTTTCCCAATCTTAATCCGCAATGTTGGATCTTGTTCAACATTTTCAGGATCTTGTTCAACATCTTCAGAATCTTGTTCAACATCTTCAGGATCTTGTTCAACATCTTCAGGATCTTCGATTCTCTCAAAACTTTCCTCACTGTCATAATTAACCAGTGGAGCCTTTGTTTCTGACTCTGACATCTATTTCGGATTTTataaaacagaattaaaaattgattaattatacatttaattagtaatttactATCTGATTAATACTTTATCATCTATCTCTTATTATTAAGATTCTAAAATTCTATTCATCTAGTACCCGATACTTTTCATAATTGATTCTATTTCGTGCTTCTAAATCAAAATAAACGCACAGCAATTCACTTTAATTTGAAACGCAAGATTGATCATTCCCACATCATCACCTCGAGTATGCACACCTATTCCAACGTACAGTTTTACGCACGGCAATAAAACAACGTTGGAGGCGGTTGATCACGCACACACTCGGGATACATTATGTAAACAAACAACCTCACAAACTATAAGCTACTTGATGCCGAACACAAGCGTCGCATAGCCAAAGTTACCGAAATAGCTttaatatgtattttatattgatCAATATTAATGACATGtccaaatacatttttttttttttttttttttttaaataattagatttaaaatttactttaaaacatcttttaaaaatcataatctAAAAGTACTATTGTTATACACATGGTTTTCGtgtactattgttattatgatgCTGTTGGCCGacatcttaaatttttttcacgtcTACCGGCCTCGCCAGCGATTtcatcataaaacaaaagacAATCTACTTAATGTAAATCTATTTGTCACTATCTAATATACTTAAAAATGTTTTCAGAAAtctatgaatttatttaattaaacaaataaatatttgtcaaatCTTTCTAGGTTGTCTAAATTAAGCGTCtattaaaacatatttattgcgttttatattttcttgcATGCATACTTCATTCATCTCTAATTACGTCATATATTCTTATATTGACTTTTCGAAATTacttttctaaaataatattcataaatactCTTACCTTGTGATAAATCACTtccacaaaatttaatttttttaataaataaaccacGTACGCAGTGGAAGCGTGCACTGAAGCCCAATAACCTGTCGGGTTTTGAATAACCTTTGAAACTATTAATTATATCAACTGATTCTAATCTTTATTAACTTCTAATAAACATCTTAACAATCTTTAATatcaatcaatttataaatattataatataagcAATAGAAAAAGACTTTGGTTACAACAACGTATTATCACATAGAACCGCCAAGTGAAGCACGTGAGCGAGCCACAGCGAGCGAGCGGGAGAGTGTGTCGTATGCGCCGTCAAGCGACGCGTAGACCGACACCAACTCATccaaaataatactaataactTAGTTGTCGCTTTAAGCGGCAAATACAAATGAAGAATAAATaaccaaataataattagggaATGGGCTAGAAAATCGTGTGCTCTTGacgaattcaaataaataacaactttaaattaacgaatttaaaatatttatacaataacaaatattatcagtttaaatattgatacaaatacgaatttaaataatgattttgaatttaaaatagtataattcaaataataatattaatttattaatttaaaatatttatatataattcttaaacaagttatattaaataattgaaatataaatttaaatagtaatttgttatggatttaaataattttaaatttgttaattttcattaagtatttaataattaaatgtgtgattaaataaaatttaaaaccacgaaataaaatctattattgtaaaatttcacATCCATGTTTCCCCGTGAATCCCCCGAAACAAGTTATTCCAAGAAATCTATAGATttctaaaaatcaaaatacaaACACAATaaattactgaaaattttcacggGGCCATAACAGTATAAGTGATAgcacaaatattaaaaaaagtttcttaaaGAGCAGAAAATTTGAGTGAAAAATTTCTCGACTCCccgaattgtagctccaatatttataaCGTTGAAAATCGGCTTTTGCGCGGCAGTTGAGGCATGCGCGCGCCGCCGCTCTAGTGAGCGtagttgttaaataatttgtttatgcaattaaatattaattaaaaaatttgtaaaaattctggtgtcatctagacacttTAAAGAATATGATTCCGCGGTACTAAAAGTTGTatcaccatttttcaaaaagttattcgattgttaattaacatttttgttACGGGTATGTGTTGTCATAAAAGGCGgtgtaaaagtttaaataattaatcgacattttttttttttgagctttttttttaaacatactTAACAAGATGACGTGATAaaagcttataaaaaatttttattccattagctattaatttttgaagtaacaaaaagttttaaattcaaataatgcatgttaaataattttttttccaattttaagctattactgATATCATATCCTTGTTAGGCAttatataattactttttaaattttttcatgccatttgattataaattttttataaacaaatggattaattaaatatttttgaaaaattttttttttaccatcttGTTAGCGTAAGAaagcatttatttataaaaattagcattttctttttcttagaATGCTTATATCTCATAAACAAATAATGCTATGACAAATATGCTCCAGGACTTTTTTGTTACCTGATTATGaaactacacagaaaaaaaattcatggattttttacgatttaactatcgtaatttttattatatagtattgtaacgctggactataagatttcaataataatttttacaatagactatcgtaatttttattttataattgatactactaccagaaagaaaaaatcagatactatagagtaaattatacaagttgtgttaacataaattctaatacaactatcgtaaaatgaatgagtcggtaatgtagaatttctttaaatataaaataataattagaagtcaatggagtaaaatatattttcttaagaaagtagaacttataattaacaaaaaagaaaaatttatgatttggaatttttttttttttcaacagttaAATTGAGAAGAAAAATACaatctcgaaataaaaataaaacatgttgaagtagttataataaaacatttagttaatattttttcaaatatatttttttggtgaatataatatttattattaattaatttaactttataagttataatattatatcAGATTCCaaaagtattataattttttccttttgaataaataactcCTTTCTTTGTATTCAAGATacgcacatgtaaaaaatcaattaaaccataggtgcaattttttcgaatacttttttctataaataataaattgagttTTATTTGCACAACCtttggttttttacaaaatttctacAATagttataagtatttatatattatatatttatttatttttgactcttTTTCCTTCCATTTCTCactatatattaaataacagTCAATAAATTAACTTTGTCCAACTAATCCTTTGGTATCAATTCACTCCATTCATCCTTGATCATCATCCTCGTGTACGTCGGTGTTTTGGCTGCCCTCTTGCAACAGATTCCGTGACCCTGCCTCCTTTCTTAGGGGCTCTTCAAGTTTTTTGAAGATCCCACACATTTTTTGGTCTATTTCCCCTTTTAGCACTTCTATCAATCTGCTTTCCAATCTTTCTTCGTCCTCGATTTCCTGCCATCCTTTCAAATATGCTCTTTCTTCGTTGTTTACTACTTTGACTAGTCCTATGCACTTCAATAAGTGCGGCAGCGTTTCGTCTTCTTCCTCACATAGTCTACACTTCCACTCTGCAAACCCTTTTTTATGCGCCCTCCCTATGTTCCCACACCTGATTCTCGCCCACATCTCCTTCACTTCCGCCCTTATTCCATCTCTTCTCCAGTATTGCTTATTGTCTTCTTccaattctatttttttatatagtgaATTATATGTTGATTTTTCCCTCGCCTCTTCGTCTTCCTTCCTCGACTTTTCTCTTAATCTTGCGATACCATCGTTTATCTCTTTTTCTACTGCCTCTGTCTCCATATTCTTGTATATCATCTCTATTACTGCTTCACACTCCATTTCTTTCATAGCCTTCTGCACCTCTTTGCCCCACTTCGTTGGGTTTCTGTTCAGTATGCCCCTCATTTCTTCTCTCATAGTTTTCCTCGGCCATCTGTCCTTGTCCATCCTCATACATACTTTCAGATATCTTGCCGCTCTTTCCTTTGCAATGACTCTCATATTCTCTACCCCCATTTCACGTCTCCATATATACCCGGGCGTGTTTCTGCTTACTTCAAGTGTCATCTTACACATCCTATTGTACACTCTCTCTATCTCTTCCACCTTCCCCTAACCCCATACTTCTACTCCATACATCGCCACTGATTTAGCCACCGTGTTCATCAAGTACAGCTTGTCTCTTAAGTTGTTTAGTCTTGTTCTCTTTAACACTCCCCAAGCTGCGTTTGCTGCCTTTTGCGCTTTACTCGCTACTTCCCTCCTTTGTTTAGCTGCGCTATTCCTCGTGGTAAACCAATATCCCAGGTATTTAAATTCCTTTGTTTCTTCCACTTCCCTTCCTTCATATCTGAACttccttttctttttctttcttcTACCGTTTCTGCATACTAATATCTTTGTCTTTCCCACGTTCACTTCCATCTTGTTCTCCTTCACGTACTTTTCTAATTCTCTCAGCATTCTCCTCAACTCTTCACCGGTGTCTGCAACCATCGCAACATCATCCGCGTATTTCAAAACATAGATCCTTTGCTGGCCTATCGTTGTTCCTccgatttttagtttttccatTCTGTCTTCTAGTTTAGTTCATCTATGTCTATCCCATACGCCACTCCACTCATTGCACACCCCTGTCTTACTCCAGTCTTCGCTTCAAACTTCCTTGTGATCTTGTTTTTTCCTATTTTCACTGTGCAGTATGTCCTCTTATATATCCTTCTGAACATTCGATGCATTCTTCCCCTTATTCTTTTCTTCCATGCCTTATTTTTTAGCTTTCCCCTTCTCACTTTATCAAAGGCAGCCCTGAAGTCGATCAGGCCTATAGATAGTTTCCCGCCTtttctctttattttattatttatcaacccGTTTAATACAAAAATGTGCTCTCTCGTCCCTCTCCCTCTTCTGAACCCCGCCTgactttcttttaatattttgtctCGCTCTATCCACCTACTTAATCATTAAGGATGTCAGAAGTTTGTACCCTGAATCCAGGAGCGAGATACCTCGGTAATTTTCCGTCTTCTCTTTATCTTCATCTTTGTGGAGCGGTATTACCATCGCCGTTTCCCATCCGTCCTGTATTTCGCCATCTAcccacattttatttattatttccctTACCCATATACTAACGTCCTGTGAGACATTTTTCAGG is part of the Microplitis mediator isolate UGA2020A chromosome 11, iyMicMedi2.1, whole genome shotgun sequence genome and harbors:
- the LOC130677678 gene encoding uncharacterized protein PF3D7_1120600-like isoform X2 codes for the protein MNNFSTPVKSSQSISTDDGMKDKTDNTKIKIASNQKMLMLGNKDLEDMKRLMLDSNKQTKEMSASIGRAARKLEEVSDAMLNALKVMTKWYRAELDPEKTKAEAAKLEAEKKTSDVEDKIKAQIAKSDGKKNCFRCAKPGHRIEECSLPKDMWFCYYCQEIRSHKGSECKDGRLKSKVINNNNIKSRGKLDRQGINRVRNNVNSEPYENDRRYKNYNKNNHYSAQNAPKRDSDSAKRVTDGKQGKRLLNKGLIDEIKFIADSGATDHIVKNRLTLSNFEKCENKVIKRANKNKSADILIDGKGDLLLYTNQDNKIIKLSNVISAKDVSDNLLSLRKLVDKGFKINLDDKIFRVFSENLKEIILEGIYEKPNWIFNFKVKNYIDDENKLDWEYNAYCCKAVMIQEDDTNESEVDLQRKEGDSENEEVKDSSIRREEEVTTSPEIEQHPENTNDDIFNWDSSLITRNTIKLNDIESIKNLEELFTSNPLEQGTTESGKINEAMLWHVRLGHASLNYLKKSQKVYSKLEKVKFDDSIL
- the LOC130677678 gene encoding uncharacterized protein PF3D7_1120600-like isoform X1, which translates into the protein MNNFSTPVKSSQSISTDDGMKDKTDNTKIKIASNQKMLMLGNKDLEDMKRLMLDSNKQTKEMSASIGRAARKLEEVSDAMLNALKVMTKWYRAELDPEKTKAEAAKVKNSHTIPTFPNKTNLEVTTGNNIIVRDLNVIKDTLLSNQSKINVRREYKLTQKSNYNIWFDYLKSELTSCDLLDVIDENNSNNNNLSSSMSNKKKCLIRDIIINHLDEDYHKRILDISEPVEILKRIKECRKEQINVTSSSVRKRLYSIKMKKNEKVSDFCERFDQIIREYESCGYGEQLTEQEIRSAFYQAISPINPQLMSADFIKRSHSKEMTLNEMKSFILQLEAEKKTSDVEDKIKAQIAKSDGKKNCFRCAKPGHRIEECSLPKDMWFCYYCQEIRSHKGSECKDGRLKSKVINNNNIKSRGKLDRQGINRVRNNVNSEPYENDRRYKNYNKNNHYSAQNAPKRDSDSAKRVTDGKQGKRLLNKGLIDEIKFIADSGATDHIVKNRLTLSNFEKCENKVIKRANKNKSADILIDGKGDLLLYTNQDNKIIKLSNVISAKDVSDNLLSLRKLVDKGFKINLDDKIFRVFSENLKEIILEGIYEKPNWIFNFKVKNYIDDENKLDWEYNAYCCKAVMIQEDDTNESEVDLQRKEGDSENEEVKDSSIRREEEVTTSPEIEQHPENTNDDIFNWDSSLITRNTIKLNDIESIKNLEELFTSNPLEQGTTESGKINEAMLWHVRLGHASLNYLKKSQKVYSKLEKVKFDDSIL